In Romboutsia lituseburensis, a genomic segment contains:
- a CDS encoding DUF2785 domain-containing protein: protein MNEKEKIINGLNSEKVASDELIELMLKNIGSLCPELRDNTIYIGWVNLEESNKISTKQKLWLIDGILSRNLLFYGIKEQYSDEVFTRSFVSLLLVVLLESHFKNRYIDAETEKEIIKLSIEYMETEKDNRGFVDEKGWAHAFAHGADLLETISKSIYLTPDSATRVLNCISRALINIENFLFGEESRIDKVIISLIKYNKLTQSKLNSWIESNNVSLMESKSFNLCWVKFLMSLSYMLKFEDIEFEETQMLITEYLKFFYSTFEII, encoded by the coding sequence ATGAATGAAAAAGAAAAAATTATAAATGGATTAAATTCTGAAAAAGTTGCTTCAGACGAATTGATTGAGTTAATGTTGAAAAATATTGGTTCACTATGTCCTGAATTAAGAGATAATACAATTTATATAGGTTGGGTTAATTTAGAAGAGTCTAATAAAATTTCAACAAAGCAAAAACTTTGGTTAATAGATGGTATTCTATCTAGAAATTTATTATTTTATGGTATTAAAGAGCAATACTCTGATGAAGTATTTACTAGAAGTTTTGTCTCTTTGTTATTAGTTGTTTTACTTGAAAGTCACTTTAAAAATAGATACATAGATGCTGAAACTGAAAAAGAAATAATTAAACTATCTATTGAATATATGGAAACTGAGAAAGATAATAGAGGTTTTGTAGATGAAAAAGGATGGGCCCATGCATTTGCTCATGGAGCTGATTTATTAGAAACTATTTCGAAATCCATATACTTAACACCTGATAGTGCGACAAGAGTATTAAATTGTATTTCAAGGGCTTTAATAAATATTGAAAATTTTCTATTCGGTGAGGAAAGTAGAATTGATAAAGTAATTATATCTTTAATAAAATACAATAAACTAACTCAATCTAAACTAAATAGTTGGATAGAATCAAATAATGTAAGCTTAATGGAGTCTAAGTCTTTTAATTTATGTTGGGTTAAATTTTTAATGTCTCTTTCATATATGCTTAAATTTGAAGATATAGAGTTTGAAGAAACTCAAATGTTAATAACTGAATACTTAAAGTTTTTCTATAGTACTTTTGAAATTATTTAA
- a CDS encoding LCP family protein produces the protein MSYFKKIVIGLVITLSLIILAGFGFVYSKLNSIYVKDEAVKSEQDTNEKMVEGITNILLVGIDGRYIDKGNRSDSVMLVTIDSKNKDIKITSIARDTYVEIPGYSTEKLTHAYAYEGIDLLKEVFKVNFDIKIDKYIAVNFVSFMDIMDELGGVEVNIEEKDIDEVNKYIDDCYEYYYNKKDEVKKEYITKSGTQRLNGYQALAFSRIRYTDSAFARDNRHREVAQSVYKEFLKKGPQEYKKCADILLENTKTNISPIQMLNLGYTVFNINDKDIEQLQFPLEEHRNGHIIDDKKGWVLEWDKEPNIKAWHEFIYGNEDK, from the coding sequence ATGAGTTATTTTAAAAAAATAGTAATTGGACTAGTAATTACATTAAGTTTAATTATTTTAGCTGGATTTGGATTTGTATATAGTAAGTTAAATTCCATATATGTAAAAGATGAAGCTGTAAAAAGTGAACAAGACACTAATGAAAAAATGGTAGAAGGAATAACTAACATATTATTAGTAGGAATCGATGGAAGATATATAGACAAAGGAAATAGATCTGACTCTGTAATGTTAGTTACAATTGATAGCAAAAACAAAGATATAAAAATAACATCAATAGCAAGAGATACATATGTTGAAATTCCAGGATATTCAACTGAAAAGTTAACTCATGCATATGCATATGAAGGAATTGATTTATTAAAAGAAGTATTTAAGGTTAACTTTGATATTAAAATTGATAAATATATAGCTGTTAACTTTGTTTCATTTATGGATATTATGGACGAGTTAGGTGGAGTAGAAGTAAATATAGAAGAAAAAGATATTGATGAAGTTAATAAGTATATAGATGACTGTTATGAGTATTATTACAATAAAAAAGACGAAGTTAAAAAAGAATATATAACTAAATCAGGAACTCAAAGATTAAATGGATATCAAGCACTTGCATTTAGCAGGATAAGATATACTGACAGTGCATTTGCTAGAGATAATAGACATAGAGAAGTAGCTCAAAGTGTTTATAAAGAGTTTTTGAAAAAAGGACCGCAAGAATATAAAAAATGTGCAGATATCCTTTTAGAAAACACTAAAACAAATATAAGTCCTATTCAAATGCTGAATTTAGGATATACGGTGTTTAATATTAATGACAAGGATATAGAACAATTACAGTTTCCCCTAGAAGAACATAGAAATGGCCATATTATAGATGATAAAAAAGGCTGGGTATTAGAGTGGGATAAAGAGCCTAATATAAAAGCTTGGCATGAGTTTATTTATGGAAATGAGGATAAATAG
- a CDS encoding DUF4179 domain-containing protein — protein sequence MKDDFFDNIEVSAELDSIIETSVRTAVLKKKRKRMKKFSLSIAVFILGNMIFLNTNSFANAKDFFISIASYFSSSNDLDEYKASIGSSISDGGYTITINEALVDENELIVSSTIKSDSGTFLDEQKLQATILVNNKKLSYDSDEMLERKDSSTINSISTYRFKEALTKNSNIEIQYQPLITNEKADVNKIEGSWNFNFNVNPDVLKETSVTVELDKVVNLTHNISMKLTEYKGNMFRSKIKTSVTGDISSLDVKLIGSDNLGNKCEFIVDRLYLDENLSGFVTFALDNQNSNINTNATSLTLYPYSKSFDSNEEFDKLNDKIIINLK from the coding sequence ATGAAAGATGATTTCTTTGACAACATAGAGGTGTCTGCTGAGTTAGATAGTATTATAGAAACAAGTGTGAGAACTGCTGTATTAAAGAAGAAGAGAAAAAGGATGAAAAAATTTTCTTTATCCATTGCAGTATTTATTTTGGGAAATATGATTTTTTTAAATACCAATTCTTTTGCCAATGCCAAAGACTTTTTTATTAGTATAGCGAGTTATTTCAGCTCATCTAATGATTTAGATGAATATAAAGCTTCAATTGGTTCTTCTATTAGCGATGGAGGGTATACTATAACAATAAACGAAGCATTAGTAGATGAAAATGAACTAATCGTATCATCTACTATAAAATCTGATAGTGGAACTTTTTTAGACGAACAAAAACTTCAAGCTACGATACTAGTTAATAACAAAAAACTTTCATATGATTCAGATGAAATGTTAGAGCGTAAAGATAGTTCTACAATTAACAGCATTAGCACATATAGGTTTAAAGAAGCTTTGACAAAGAATTCAAATATTGAGATTCAGTACCAACCTTTAATTACAAATGAGAAAGCTGATGTTAATAAAATAGAAGGTTCTTGGAATTTCAATTTCAATGTTAATCCAGATGTATTAAAGGAAACATCCGTTACTGTTGAGCTAGATAAAGTTGTAAATTTAACTCATAATATTTCAATGAAACTCACAGAGTATAAAGGTAACATGTTCCGTTCTAAAATCAAAACTTCAGTTACTGGTGATATTTCTAGTTTAGATGTCAAATTAATCGGATCAGATAATCTTGGCAATAAATGTGAATTCATTGTAGACCGTTTATATTTAGATGAGAATTTAAGTGGTTTCGTTACCTTTGCTCTTGATAATCAAAATAGTAATATAAACACAAATGCAACATCCCTTACACTATATCCATATTCAAAATCATTTGACAGTAATGAAGAATTTGATAAATTAAACGATAAAATAATCATTAATTTAAAATAA
- a CDS encoding metallophosphoesterase family protein encodes MGKICIISDIHSNIHALNIFLEHIEKKYNTIDYILNLGDFIQDGPKPCEVFDKVINDKRFITIIGNKEYELINNNFDECVFFDEGESHELWTLKKLGVDRINKIKQLPLYKSIELYGKKFFMIHSDYEYQNTFGDTSLTNVIIESSLEKFSTKEAMLNINNHDYLLIAENHIECLENHETFKVIQPGSLSSLDDNTIKFVILDINEHEENINFKNLKSDSYEVVMQCIDENVPDPYNNIYTNKIKKDIYDVSITPKYDVDIVPVDWSFFPLIIKKFIKESKFAHISCWSNEIELINEIRSNLNIVKETEVNLSQKQILFELRVDEKIESILTNNFLNENKLKWFNIYFYLNENMEYPYFICEHNGFEIRIFDLNSNNLDFIQSVSKNDTINISLY; translated from the coding sequence ATGGGTAAAATATGCATTATCTCAGACATTCATTCTAATATCCATGCACTAAATATATTCTTAGAACATATAGAAAAAAAATATAATACTATAGATTATATTTTAAATCTTGGTGATTTTATTCAAGATGGACCTAAACCATGTGAAGTTTTTGATAAAGTTATAAATGATAAAAGATTTATAACTATTATTGGAAATAAAGAATATGAATTGATTAATAATAATTTTGATGAATGTGTTTTTTTTGACGAAGGAGAATCTCATGAGCTATGGACATTGAAAAAACTAGGCGTAGATAGAATAAATAAAATTAAACAATTACCACTATATAAATCTATCGAATTATATGGTAAGAAGTTTTTTATGATCCATTCAGATTATGAATATCAAAATACTTTTGGGGACACTAGTTTAACTAATGTAATAATAGAAAGCTCTCTTGAAAAATTTTCTACTAAAGAAGCAATGTTAAATATAAATAATCATGATTACTTATTGATTGCAGAAAATCATATTGAATGCTTGGAAAATCATGAAACGTTTAAAGTAATACAGCCTGGGTCTTTAAGTTCATTAGACGATAATACTATTAAATTTGTTATATTAGATATTAATGAACATGAAGAAAATATTAATTTTAAAAATCTAAAATCTGATTCATATGAAGTAGTAATGCAATGTATAGATGAAAATGTACCAGATCCATACAATAATATATATACTAATAAAATAAAAAAAGATATTTATGATGTATCTATAACTCCTAAATATGATGTAGATATAGTTCCCGTAGACTGGTCATTTTTCCCACTAATAATAAAAAAATTTATAAAAGAATCTAAATTTGCTCATATATCTTGTTGGTCTAATGAAATAGAACTAATCAATGAAATAAGATCAAATTTAAATATTGTAAAAGAAACTGAAGTAAACTTATCACAAAAGCAAATATTATTTGAATTAAGAGTAGATGAAAAAATAGAAAGTATTTTAACTAACAATTTTTTAAATGAAAATAAATTAAAATGGTTCAATATTTATTTCTATTTAAACGAAAATATGGAATATCCTTATTTTATATGTGAGCATAATGGATTTGAAATAAGAATATTTGATTTAAATTCAAACAATCTAGATTTTATCCAAAGTGTATCCAAAAATGATACTATAAATATAAGTTTATATTAA
- a CDS encoding RNA polymerase sigma factor produces the protein MKGYDDLVFLSEDELVKRSIKGNAECYEILLKKYKNYMYKISYSYTGNESDALDIVQECVCKAWLNIKKLKKYSSFKAWIAKILINCACDYCKNKGLSNIEFTDSLTIEDNFACDLSEKIDINNAIYSLKYEYKTVLILKYFDNLTIDEIATIMGVPSNTVKTYLRRAKIAMKDILKEDYLYER, from the coding sequence ATGAAGGGGTATGATGATTTAGTTTTTTTATCTGAAGATGAACTGGTAAAAAGAAGTATAAAGGGGAATGCTGAATGCTATGAAATACTATTGAAGAAATACAAAAACTACATGTATAAAATCTCTTACAGTTATACAGGTAATGAATCTGACGCTCTAGATATAGTCCAAGAGTGCGTGTGTAAAGCGTGGTTAAATATAAAAAAACTAAAAAAATATTCCTCGTTTAAAGCATGGATCGCAAAAATACTGATAAATTGCGCATGTGATTATTGCAAGAACAAAGGATTGTCAAATATTGAATTTACAGATTCACTCACAATCGAAGATAACTTTGCCTGTGATCTAAGCGAGAAGATAGATATTAATAATGCTATTTATTCATTGAAATATGAATATAAAACAGTACTTATATTGAAATACTTTGATAATTTGACTATAGACGAAATAGCTACAATAATGGGGGTACCATCTAATACTGTAAAAACTTACTTGAGACGGGCTAAGATTGCTATGAAAGATATTTTAAAGGAGGATTATTTGTATGAAAGATGA
- a CDS encoding GGDEF domain-containing protein encodes MKNKTLKIIFILLMISVLFYKMYYIYNVNHEIHNIKRHHQLRSYEKKDFKLNNKTLIYSLSKNNKNIEANFILGYYSIVNGDIDSANKYFDLATKQINNTDNKFIKYYIYNKLSYKFIDSDYDKAKQYTKLALENIDLKNDNKGYILVWNSLFKYVNKTDGVYFIIENMEKYLLRSDKNNIFGLTKNIAPMYYIAGNREKTIKSFLYILHSANERQDMYLKSKTLIDLSSTFSDVGAFDLAQSLVYKSFKSINKIDDNRKYNMDLYAYTALCGINLNKKDTKNLKKYINKIYELEGKIPQEEYNDYLINAKVFESMTNDKSNGYKKSKQLIDEAIKILENEKEVLLVDTDILVISGYAHCKYLIGKYQESIKYYEIAYKKMNERKSRCYEVLILTNLKELYHTVGNTEKFNQTKESLENIYSKYQNEIAASYLKNSISEYKELIKVEEDFKHKIGKLGVIIFVLIAFIITVVSYNIKNKKLEAALKIDPLTKIYNRGYFNLMYDTLLKGDGNKGFYIAMLDIDDFKHINDTYGHQFGDEVLVGICKFFRKNLNNNCSVYRYGGEEFVIIIKNKTKKEVLDKCERYRKSIESMTWGENITVTVSIGVAGFKENEYNTLGKADENLYISKLNGKNKVSI; translated from the coding sequence ATGAAAAATAAGACGCTAAAAATAATATTTATTTTATTAATGATAAGTGTGTTATTTTATAAAATGTACTATATATATAATGTAAATCACGAAATACATAATATAAAGAGGCACCATCAATTAAGAAGTTACGAAAAAAAAGATTTTAAATTAAATAACAAAACTTTAATTTATTCACTAAGTAAAAATAATAAAAATATAGAAGCGAATTTTATATTGGGTTATTATAGTATCGTAAATGGAGATATAGACAGTGCAAATAAGTACTTTGATTTGGCTACAAAGCAAATAAATAATACTGATAATAAATTTATAAAATATTACATATATAATAAATTATCGTATAAATTTATAGATAGCGATTATGATAAGGCTAAACAATATACTAAATTAGCTTTAGAAAATATAGATCTAAAAAATGATAATAAGGGCTATATTTTAGTATGGAATAGTTTGTTTAAGTATGTAAATAAGACTGATGGAGTTTATTTTATTATTGAAAATATGGAAAAATACTTGTTGAGAAGTGATAAAAATAATATATTTGGACTTACAAAAAATATAGCTCCGATGTATTATATAGCTGGAAATAGAGAGAAAACTATAAAAAGCTTTTTATATATTTTACATTCTGCTAATGAAAGACAAGACATGTATTTAAAATCAAAAACCTTAATAGATTTAAGTTCGACTTTTAGTGATGTGGGAGCATTTGATTTAGCACAATCACTTGTATATAAGTCATTTAAGTCAATAAATAAAATAGATGATAATAGAAAATATAATATGGATCTATATGCATACACAGCTTTATGTGGAATAAATTTGAATAAAAAAGATACTAAAAATTTAAAAAAATATATAAATAAGATTTATGAATTAGAAGGAAAAATACCACAAGAAGAGTATAATGATTATTTAATTAATGCAAAAGTATTTGAAAGTATGACGAATGATAAAAGTAATGGATATAAAAAGTCTAAACAGCTTATAGATGAAGCAATAAAAATATTAGAAAATGAAAAAGAAGTTTTATTAGTAGATACTGATATATTAGTTATATCTGGATATGCACACTGCAAATATTTAATTGGTAAATATCAGGAATCTATAAAGTACTATGAAATAGCTTATAAAAAAATGAACGAGCGAAAAAGTAGATGTTATGAAGTGTTAATTTTAACAAATTTAAAAGAACTTTATCATACAGTAGGAAATACAGAAAAGTTTAACCAGACTAAAGAATCGTTAGAAAATATTTACTCTAAATATCAAAATGAGATTGCGGCTTCTTATTTGAAAAATAGTATTAGTGAATACAAAGAACTAATAAAAGTAGAAGAAGATTTTAAACATAAAATAGGAAAATTAGGAGTGATAATTTTTGTTCTTATAGCTTTTATTATTACAGTAGTATCATATAATATAAAAAATAAAAAATTAGAAGCAGCATTAAAAATAGACCCATTGACTAAAATTTATAATAGAGGATATTTTAATTTGATGTATGATACCTTGTTAAAAGGCGATGGTAATAAGGGCTTTTATATTGCAATGCTTGATATTGATGATTTTAAGCACATAAATGATACTTATGGACATCAATTTGGAGATGAGGTATTAGTTGGAATATGTAAGTTTTTTAGAAAAAATCTAAATAATAATTGCTCTGTATATAGATATGGTGGAGAAGAATTTGTTATAATAATCAAAAATAAAACTAAAAAAGAAGTTTTAGATAAATGTGAAAGATATAGAAAAAGCATAGAAAGTATGACTTGGGGTGAAAATATTACAGTTACTGTAAGTATAGGTGTAGCTGGTTTTAAAGAAAATGAATATAATACGTTAGGAAAAGCGGATGAAAATTTATACATATCTAAGCTTAATGGTAAAAATAAAGTATCTATATAA
- a CDS encoding TetR/AcrR family transcriptional regulator — MLNNNSPNQTYEDILSTAYSFFIEKGYEKTSIQDIINELGISKGAIYHYFKSKEEILQSVLLLEKEKANIYLDKLIEEADGCNAKEKIKYVLNRIISDENINTTNRFLLNQINNSKAIIQSIIQTVNIDSIKFFEIIKDGVKDGSLNTDFPKECSELLLLLCNIWLNPILFNRTYEETVNRFIFIQFTMKQLGVDVIGDELLDKVKNNLKGVGINENTK, encoded by the coding sequence ATGTTAAATAATAATTCGCCAAACCAGACATACGAAGATATTTTATCTACTGCATATAGTTTTTTCATTGAAAAGGGTTATGAAAAAACAAGTATACAAGATATTATTAATGAGTTAGGTATTTCTAAAGGAGCTATATATCATTATTTCAAATCAAAAGAAGAAATATTACAATCAGTGCTACTTTTAGAAAAAGAAAAGGCTAATATCTACTTAGATAAGTTAATTGAAGAAGCCGATGGATGTAATGCTAAAGAAAAGATTAAGTATGTATTAAATAGAATAATAAGTGATGAAAACATAAATACAACAAATAGATTTTTACTTAATCAAATAAATAATAGTAAAGCCATTATTCAAAGTATTATTCAAACAGTGAATATAGATTCAATTAAATTCTTTGAGATAATTAAAGATGGGGTTAAGGATGGTTCATTAAATACAGATTTTCCAAAAGAATGTTCAGAACTGCTACTTTTACTGTGTAATATATGGTTAAATCCTATTTTATTTAATAGGACATATGAGGAAACCGTAAATAGATTTATATTTATTCAATTTACTATGAAGCAATTAGGAGTAGATGTTATAGGTGATGAATTATTAGATAAGGTTAAAAATAATCTTAAAGGGGTTGGAATAAATGAAAACACTAAATAA
- a CDS encoding 5'-methylthioadenosine/S-adenosylhomocysteine nucleosidase: MYNIYIYIYHIKEGRFTIYKYKFIEVPLKKEVKVKSGDTFEDCKSIINKESIKFNYHIGKIVSGESFISDCNLRNLIIKEHSPHCVEMEGSAIGHVAYINSIPFRSISDNADDNAANSIIDFEKISANNSALLVLNILDILDKAIFFKNFNIF, translated from the coding sequence ATATATAATATATATATATATATATATCACATTAAAGAAGGACGATTTACTATTTATAAATATAAATTTATAGAAGTTCCATTAAAAAAAGAGGTTAAAGTTAAATCTGGAGATACATTTGAAGATTGTAAAAGTATTATAAATAAAGAATCTATTAAGTTTAATTACCATATTGGTAAAATAGTTAGTGGAGAGTCGTTTATTTCCGATTGTAATTTAAGAAATTTAATAATTAAAGAGCATTCTCCTCATTGCGTTGAAATGGAAGGTTCTGCGATTGGTCACGTTGCATATATAAATAGCATACCATTCAGAAGTATCTCTGATAATGCAGATGATAATGCTGCTAACTCTATAATAGATTTTGAAAAAATATCAGCTAATAATTCAGCTCTTTTGGTCTTAAATATTCTAGATATTTTAGATAAAGCTATTTTCTTTAAAAATTTCAACATTTTTTAG